The genomic stretch GTAAAAacgttttaatccattttagaataaagctgtaacaaaatgtggaaaaagtcaaggggtctgaatactttcccctTCATGAAGACAGTCTGGATTTTCCATCCGAAGGCTTTGTCATTTCACCTTGTCATGCCGAGTCATATGAGCCTCTCTTATTCCCCCTCGGGACTCGTTTCTGAATGGCCTGGCTGTCCCTCTGTTTCCTGATCACTTAGGGCTTTGAGGGAGCATGCTATGACTAAATAATTTGCCTTCACCTGCAGATGTTTCTTTGAGAATGCACCACTGAAAAGTAGAGCGACAGGGCAAAATTACTCATCTTTGTAGTATGAACACTAGTAGCTCAGTGGTAGATTCCCATGAGCTTTTAAGCTTGTACTTATACGCATGACGATAACCACACTGACACTAGTCTCAGATTTTTACAAGATtgtttgtacacacacacagataatcaAAGTTACTgtatagtcctgtgtagctcagttggtagagcatggcgtttgcaacgccggggttgtgggttcgattcccacgggggccagtatggagaaaaacaatttatgcactcactaactgtaagtcactctggataagagcgtctgctaaatgactaaaatgtatatccctcatcacGTGACCTTTGTTAATCACATTATACAGCTGAGAGTTCCTCATGTCTGGAATGCTCTGACTCCCCAGGGAAGTGTTTCACCGCTACAGGAAATGCCAGTATACTCAGCTATTATAACAATACTAATTACCTATACAAGTCTATGGATAGATGTTACAGCTCATCATATGGCTGTGACTCATTCACAAGCCTGATAGACCAGTGTCTTGGGACTTGAGTCCCTTATTCTGTTCAGGCATTGGTGATATGCCATTTTATCTGCATAATAGTGTGTTAGTTTTGAACACTGACCTTTCAGCATCTGTGTAATTTATTTAACATATTAGCATGATTCAGTCTCGTAGAGAGGATGATTGATGTTCTGAAAAAGTACTGTATTTTTTCATCAATCTCCCACAGATGGAAAAGCACTAGAAATCAAGGCAATGTTAAATATGTATTGTTTTAATTTAGTGGAGTGTGTGGCTTGCTTTACCTTTCCACAAGCAATGGAAAGCATTTACAATATTGTCAAACTTTacgcattaaaaaatatataaatatttgtatTCACATCCATTTACAGTATAATACATGCAGGTGTTATTACATCGTTGGTTGGATGTATGCTTTGTGATAATGAGTCTCTTTCAGAGCCATAAATACTTATTTATTGGCATCCATTTTGTTTATTTGGCATCTTCTCATTGGTTCACACTGTCCATCATCACTATGTCAGTCTGGGGTGTTGTACCCCTGCTGTACCAGTCTTCtgtcatcctcttcctctgaggTTGGCACCACTGCTGGGCATGCAACTGTACCAAAGCTAGAGCCTGTGCACAGATGAGCTTCTCTCTCTGTCGGTACTACTGTTCTTTGGAGGTTCTGTGGTCTACTTCTTACTTGCGCCCATTCCATTGAATGTCATCATACCAACATGTCACCTGCTAAAGGAAAGGAGAAGGTGGATTAGAGCCAAAGTTAATTGATGACTATCTAAAACATCTAATCTGCTCGGTTCATTCATGACATACAGCTAGATATGCTAAACTGTTTTCACAGCTCAGTATCACTACAGAACTATATGGCAAAACCCTACCCTACATATTAATCACACACAGTAGCGATGCTTCACAAACTCACAGAGTTAAGTCACACTCACCTCTTCATCATCAGACTGTCCCTCTTCCTCACTGTCCTCAGACTCACTGTCTGGCAGTTCTCTCAGCTCCTGAGCCGTCAGCTCATACAGTTCCCTTTGGATGGCGGCGTTCTGGCGTCCGTAGGTCAGGTGGTATGGCGTGTGACCTCCATAGGTCAGGCTGTTGACGTTCGCcccattactgaccaggagcagCACCAAGTCCAGGTTCTGTAGGTCAACAGCCAGGTGGAGAGGGCTGCGGCCATTGCACTGCTCCTGTAACACCAAGGGACAAACAAGTGCCAAATAAGTTAACGGGAAATACACATCATTTGAATGCTTTTTATTAAATGTGGATGACATAATGAAATGAGTGGACTATTGTGAGGGTAGGGTTGAAGAAAAACTTAAGTTGTTGCATAGCGTACCTGTGCATCGATGTCAGCTCCGAGAGCCACAAGGCTCTCCACTAGCGAGAGGTAGCCATGGATAGAGACCAGATGCAAACAGTTCTGACCTGAAACAGAGAGCAGAGGAAGACCAATGGTCAGAGAACAggataacactttacattaagttgtgtAGTAACTGTAATTACTGCAGTTGTTAAACATTAATTTAGTAATTGCTTAGTTTCAGTATGGCCACAGGTTCCCCACCAGCTGAAATAAGTAACAGAAAATAGACTACACGTTTCTTACCACTGTAATTTGGCATGGCCATGATGGCTGGGAGCTGGGTAGAGCAGCCCTGGATTTGGGTGAGGACACTGAAGCAGGTGAGAGAGCCCTTCCTGCAGGCGATGTGAAGGGCCGTGTTGCCACTGCTGTCCACTAGCGTGGGGTCACAGCCAGCCTTCAGGAGACGCTCCACTATCTCAGCCTGCTCTGTGATCACAGCCAGGTGGAGAGGAGTCTGTATGGGGGAGGAGGAGCGATATGGTTAGGAACTGGAAGTATGGGTCTCACACACAAACCTTTTATTGTATGTGTGCATCTacttcactcgctctctctcgtacatacacatacaccttGTATTCTACCTATGCATCTATTTGTGCAGGTTTTAGCAGTATTTACCTGTCTCTGGTAGTTATGTTGATTGAGGAAAGGCTCATTGCATGACAGCTCTATCATCTTCCTTGCACAGTCCTTGGCTTCATGGATAATGGCAAGGTGGAGAAGCCTGCAtagataaaaaaattaaataaaataaaaaggggatttattttttaaatgctcAGATTACTCAACAAAAAAATGAACATGAATATGACATGTAGGGGGTTACATTTTTGAATGAGAAAACGGCAGCACTTCATAGGCGTCACACTTTCTTCCCCTCAAGCTATTTCTACTAGTGGTGGCTTGACGCACTGGCGTGCGTTGCTGCGCGTGGTTTCTGGCACGAGGCCTGGGACTTTCCCGGCTGGAGCAAAGTGTGAGCGCTGCCTATTTGACCCCCAGCCATAGTACATTCCGTTCTGATAGTCTTTTGTTAACGTAAAGTCCACAATGACCATAATATTCACTCTGACGGTAACTCCCCCCAATACATTCCTTGTGCATTGTTTAGAAGCTGCTTTGCATGCAAATGCAATAACTTTTGCACACAGGAAGACACCACAATTGCGCAAAAATTACTCAACTACACAAATATGCGTTCAATTGTTTttatattgtcacatacaccggataggtgcagtgaaatgtgttgttttacagggtatTGCATAGTAGTAAGGCGCCCCTGCCGCAAaatagagttaagtgccttgctcaagggcacatcgattgATTTTCAcattgtcggctcgggtattcgaaccaggaCCTTTCGGTGActtgcccaacgctctaacctttAGGCTACCTATATAGCGTagaaataacaacaataatgCATTATTTATAGTAGACTTGGACATGGAAAAAATACTTGAATGTCCACAGATTTGATTATAGTTTCTCAACGTACGTGTCTCCATCCTCTGAAACTTGTTCCTTCCACGGTTCATTGCTGCATTCGTCTCTCTGCGGTGGGGAACAATCCACACGAAGACGCTCGAGCTCACCGGCGACAACTTTATATTCCTCTTCTTTGAGAGAGTCGAGGCCACTGTCCAGCCGCTCTTCATTGATAGATTTCACTTTTTCATCCTTAGAATGTCGACCATCAGTATTACAATCCATGTGGTTGAGGATACTCGCTCGATGAAGGTCCATTGACACTGGCTGCTGtgttggttgtcattcagaacTTTACATGCACCAGCATTAAATTATAATAGTGCTCGAGGGGGAGGAGTTAACACAGGGTGGGGGATTTCCAGGCGGATTGCAGACTCACATATTGCAGACTATATTTAAATTCTTCATTTCCATACTAAACATACCGTTTAGCCAACATGAAACGAACCCCCTTAAAAAACCAACATATTAGGTTTATGTTAGAACATTGCAGAGGGCATTTTAAGTTTTATTTAGAAATGTGCATAATCCTACATAAAATGCAAAGAATAGCCTAAATAAAACCAAAACAATTCACTCATGAAATTGATTAAAAGTCAACAAAATATAATTTAGCCTGATTATAATGCATGGAGTTGGCTACTTGCAGAATAGATCATATAGCCTATTGGCTGGGTAGGCCTGTCAATACGttctatttttttaaatatttcatCCCTCTGTACAATGATAGGCCTAATTACataatacattttagtcatttagcagagcgacttacagttagtgagtgcatacatttttattttattttcatactggcccccccatgggaatcgaacccacaaccctggcgttgcaagcgccatgcgctaccaactgagctacacgggactaatgACAGACAGAGCTGCGTTACAATTAGGAAATATTCAAAGGGAACTCCTGTGtctacttacagtgcattcggaaagtattcagaccccttgactttttccacattttgttatgatgcagccttattctaaaattgattaaatcgttttttccccctcatcaatctacacacaatacccctaatgacaaagcaaaaacaggtttttagaaatgtttgcaaatgtatttaaaaaatgaactgaaatatcacatttacataagtattcagaccctttactcagtacttttttgaagcaccttttacagcctcgagtcttcttgggtatgacgctacaagcttggcacacctgtatttggggagtttctcccattcttctctgcagatcctctcaagctttgtcaggttggatggggagcgtcgctgcacagctattttcaggtctctccagagatgttagatcgggttcaagtacgggctcaggctaggccactcaaggacattcagagacttgtcccgaagccactcctgcgttgtcttggctgtgtgcttagggtcgttgtcctgttggaaggtgaaccttcaccccagtctgaggtcctgagtgatctggagcaggttttcatcaaggatctttctgtactttgctctgttcatctttccctcgatcctgactagtctcccagtccttgccactgaaaaacatccccacagcatgatactgccaccaccatgcttcaccgtagggatggtgcctggtttcttccagacgtgacacttggcattcaggccaaagaattcaatcttggtatcatcagaccagagaatcttctttctcatggtctgagagtcctttaggtgccttttggcaaactccaagcgggctgtcatgtgccttttactgaagagtggaatccgtctggccactctaccataaaggcctgattggtggagtgctgcagagatagttgtccttctggaaggttctcccatctccacagaggaactctggagctctgccagagtgaccatcgggttcttggtcacctccctgaccaaggcccttctcccccgattgctcagtttggccgggcggccagctctaggaagagtcttagtggttccaaatgtcttccatttaagaattatggaggctactgtgttcttggggaccttaaatgctgcagaaatgttttggtacccttccctagatctgtgcctcaacacaatcctgtctctgagctctacggacaattccttcgacctcatggctttgctctgacatgcactgtcaactgtgggaccttagactgctcttctctgtgtcacggaggctctccgcactgctaaagctaactctctctcctctgctcttgtccttctagacctgtctgctgcctttgatactgtgaaccatcagatcctcctctccaccctgggcatctccggcgcggctcactcttggattgcgtcctacctgacccagtcgctcctaccaagtggcgtggcgagaagctgtctccgcaccacgtgctctcaccactggtgtcccccagggctcagttctaggccctctcctattctcgctatacaccaagtcacttggctctgtcatatcctcacatggcctctcctatcattgctacgcagacgacacacaactaatcttctcctttcccccttctgataaccaggtggcgaatcgcatctctgcatgtctggcagacatatcagtatggatgacggatcaccacctcaagctgaaccttggcaagatggagctgctcttcctcccggggaaggactgcctgttccatgatctcgccatcacggttgacaactccgttgtgtcctcctcccagagtgcgaagagccttggcgtgaccctggacaacaccctgtcgttctccgctaacatcaaggcggtgacccgatcctgtaggttcatgctctacaacattcggagagtacgaccctgccttacacaggaagcggcacaggtcctaatccaggcacttgtcatctcccgtctggattactgcaactcgctgttggctgggctccctgcctgtgccattaaacccctacaactcatccagaatgccgcagcccgtctggtgttcaaccttcccaagttctctcatgtcaccccgctcctccgcacactccactggcttccagttgaagctcgcatctgctacaagaccatggtgcttgcccacggagctgtgaggggaacggcacctccgtaccttcaggctctgatcagtccctacacccaaacgagggcattgcgttcatccacctctggcctgctggctcccctacctctgcggaagcatagttcccgctcagcccagtcaaaactgttcgctgctctggcacaccaatggtggaacaagctccctcacgacgccaggacagcggagtcactcaccaccttccggagacatttgaaaccccacctctttaaggaatacctgggataggataaagtaatccttctaccccccccttaccccaacccaccccccccccaaaaaaaataaataaaaataataataaaaaaactctttgtaaagtggttatcccactggctataaggtgaatgcaccaatttgtaagtcgctctggataagagcgtctgctaaatgacgtaaatgtacaaatatagacaggtgtgtgcctttccaaatcatgtccaatcaattgaatttaccacaggtggactccaatcaagttggagaaacatcaaggatgatcaatggaaacaggatgcacctgagctcaatttttagtctcatggtaaagggtctgaatacttatgtaaataaggtatttctgtgttttatttttaatacatttgcaaatatttctaaaaacctgttttcgctttgtcattatgggctatagTGTTAagactgatgaggggaaaaaataatttaatcaattttagaataaggctgtaacgtaacaaaatgtggaagaaaggaaagggtctgaatactttccgaatgcactgtatttatccTGGATGCCAATCGACTATTGTTTAATCTGTGTGGTGTGAACAACACAGTGAAATCTAGGGGTCTTTCTATTTGCACAACACAGGGGaagaaacacaataacacacaccaaGGTACATTTCTCTTCAAATTAAAGCAAAAGAAACATAGCAACTATCTCCATGTGTTACCAGACCACACTGACAGGAACATACACACTAGTGGTGGTAACCGCTGTTAATCTGACCTTACTGAAAGAACATGACTAATGACTGACACCTCTGATACGACCCAATTGAACTTGAAAAAAAGAAGACCAGTTTGTTGCCATtctgagtctctgtctgtctgtatgggtGAACCATGATCTGATCAATAACCTGTATAACAAGACAACTAATCATTTGACAAGGCCGGTGGCAGGTATTTCCTGAAATGTTTATTCCACTGTGGCACAAGACCGTATGATTAATCTGACTTTAATTCAAGTCTAGGTATGCAAGGTCATTACTTTGTTTTATCTCATGTTATGATAGTCCTTATATGGCATGTTCTCTTGAGATGTTCTATTGATTCACATGACTGAGTGGACCGGACGTGGTAGGAAACTCCTGGCACATGAAGTACTTTGAGGAACAGCAACGTCTGTGTGTGTTTACAAGGAAGGATGGGAGACTTATTACACAACCCTGGGTTATCTGCACTAAAACAATGATTATTGAGTGTGTGTGCAGAAAGACACACATACCGGTTGCAGCCTGAGAGtatattaattttcacaacaaAGAGAACAGCAAATCTCCATGGACTATCCTCTGCAAATAAGAGAACATGTCTCATAACATTGGAATAgaaacacttttcacaacactaGTGCTGCAGTTAAATTATGTCTGATGGGTAGATGGGAGTTTCAGGGGAAACAAAACCTTATAAAACCCCATAATATGCATCTTACTGGGGGAAGGGAGGACGACAGGGTGGAGGGAGGGCATGTATGGGAATCCCTAAAACTCCACATGGCAGGAGTTTCTGAAACACAAACACTGAGCAATGGGCATGAGCAGACAATAATGTACATGTACAATACAATGATGGTGACTCATAATTAATACTAGTGAATCACtgaataaaaatgtaaatgtacagtggtGATGAGTGTGCTGCCTTGTCAAACATTAACAAATACAACCCAAtataaaacagtagtgtgtgttAATGAAATtgatgacattgtgtattttgtgTGCAACTTTGTCTTTACAGATTGCATTGCTTTGTGACATCTTGTCCAGGCAAGGTGACGGTATGAATCATCATGACTCCTTTCTTTGGATTCCTCCGGACTTCCCAGTGAGTTCATGAGTAAAGCATGACAGGTGAGGTGAGTCAGgtgtgtttctgtttctgtgtctgtgagAGAAATAGAAAGATCACGCTCCATCCCAAGGTTTAGGGAACATTTGAAGAATGTGTGGAATGCAGTTTCCTTTCAGTTTCTTGTTCATAGAAGATAAAGGGTTGGCAGATGGTATAAGAGGTGTATTTATAGATCCTTCAGCTAAAATGACACTCATTTATCCACAAAAGTGAATGTAAATATAACATTGTATAAAGTAAATGTCATTGTactgttttaaagctcatttaCTGCAATTCTTGGTATTTTGACATTAGGCCTATGACCAGggtggatttaaaaaataaaaacacaggTCAGGTGTATTCAGTATGCTTTGAACATTAAATGAACACTCAAAATTGGAAGACTTTGTTATACTTTGCGATTTTGGGGGGATGAAATTTAAAGGATGCTCATATTTTTTGCTGGTTTGACACTTTATTCAGACAGTAATGAAATGAGATACGGAGACAGATAAATACTAAAAACAGTGTGAAAGGTTGGAAGCAGGGATTGATCCCTGTTCTCAGGTGGAAAGTTGTATGCCACATGTGCCAGGGGGTGTTACCACTACACCAAGGCTCTGCACAGGAAATATGAATGGTTGATGGTAGTGGGTAACCAAATCATAGAATGCAGTCCATAGACTGCAttcaaggtaaggacacaaacattTAGTATTTTGTCATTTGGGTAAACTCTCTctttaaaaagaagaagaaactcctGCTTGCTCTCCAGGGGGGTTGGCCACCCCTGATCTGTTTCCCAAGTTCTGGGTGTTTGAAAATGTTCTTGCTATAACAATCCATTTCTCAAAATTACCAAAACTTCAAGAAAAATCTAATGAATATCAATATTCAGGTGGTTTATGCCTACTAGTTGAAGTATGATGCCTTTTTGAGTTGCCTAGCATGTGCACAATACTAAAATGGCAAAAATTATATTTGATTCCTGGAGCATTTAATATCCTATGCTTATTTGTATAACTTATTCAGAATTGTTCCACTGATCagactaaataaagtaaataGATAACATCTCCTGAAGACAAGATGACttaaatctgcccctacaccctaaccaaatTATGTTTCTAGTTATTGTGCCCCCTCTAGAATCAAACGTACACTTTTGGGTTCACAATCTGTTTGACAAAATTATTTTCATAGTTACAATCAGGTCACCTAAACCAAACTTCCCTGCTAAAACATATTGTAGGTATGTCTGCTGCCTTTTCGTTGTCACAGCCTAAATGCCAATCGTCAAACGAGGGGACTAATAGAAGTGTGGATTAAATCGGTATTAGTACATGCTGTGCCAAAAGGCTGCATTCTGCAATAAGGACGGGAGTAAAAGCAACCTAATTTTGTTGACAACATTGCACATAATACTATTTTTACAGTTTTATAAACTCAGCGGAGAACGTTCTCGCTCTCCATTCAGCGCCACTCTAATCTTGAGGGGCGTTTCTTTAAAACATGCATCCAATCCCCTTGATCCCTTACGTAACCAGACAAATAATTTGCTTCAATGTGCCGCGGTTCACAGGGCTGTGGCAGCACTCACGATAGAGGTTCCGCTCGTGATGTTAAATTGCAGGCGCAGCTGTTCCGATTTCAAAACCATTTGGAGCTCAGTTGAAAAGTTAACGCGCTGACTATACAATGGACGAATTAGAAAAATAAAAGTAGTACTTTTCAATGCGTGAGATATAAGAGGTGTGCGGTGTGAGCGTGAGAAGAGGGTCAATGCGTGTGTCTCACGGCCAAcgcgtgagagttggcagctctaTAAGACTCGGACATTCTGAAATACACTGAAAAATGTAGTGTGCATGTAGTACCCATATTACAGCATATGCACACACTAATCACAAGACACCAGAAGATGGCGACAGaggaaaacaaataaaaaataaagtctACTGCATGTTCTAAATACTTTTTGATTCACCAGTCGACCTTGACCTACAGCAGTACGCCTATATGCTCTAGTCTAGCTAGATacatagagacagggagaaagaaagacaagGGAAAATAACTGTATAGTCCTAAACATAAACACAGACTGTCCATGTCTTCTTTCTAACGGGCAGAGTGCTAATTAACAACAATCTAAATTTCATGATTGAGCAAGCTGTCGGCCACGGAGCTGCCAGATCTACCAGGGTGCTGGGCTGGAGCTGAGACGTCCGCCTCCCGCCGTGCTGAAACAGCACCGCAGGGCGCATTAAGAAGAGAGCCAACCCTGAATCCAACACACTTAATTATCATATAATGCTTAATCATCCGAGGTCCCCAACGGCGAATAAACAAGAACCAAGAGCATCAGAAAACAGGCAAATTAGGCTACTATAAAGCTTAAGCGATTAGGGCACTGTGTGAATTCCAACGTCCAAGTTGCTTGGGCCTCTCGACGTAATACTTTAAAACGGATGAAAAAGAAAGATCAATG from Coregonus clupeaformis isolate EN_2021a chromosome 29, ASM2061545v1, whole genome shotgun sequence encodes the following:
- the LOC121544745 gene encoding NF-kappa-B inhibitor alpha-like, with amino-acid sequence MDLHRASILNHMDCNTDGRHSKDEKVKSINEERLDSGLDSLKEEEYKVVAGELERLRVDCSPPQRDECSNEPWKEQVSEDGDTLLHLAIIHEAKDCARKMIELSCNEPFLNQHNYQRQTPLHLAVITEQAEIVERLLKAGCDPTLVDSSGNTALHIACRKGSLTCFSVLTQIQGCSTQLPAIMAMPNYSGQNCLHLVSIHGYLSLVESLVALGADIDAQEQCNGRSPLHLAVDLQNLDLVLLLVSNGANVNSLTYGGHTPYHLTYGRQNAAIQRELYELTAQELRELPDSESEDSEEEGQSDDEEQVTCWYDDIQWNGRK